In the genome of Candidatus Methylomirabilota bacterium, one region contains:
- a CDS encoding ATP-binding protein, with the protein MPIGLLIQRVAQRVGGTRVVALPLIRVLAIVSGYAWVLLAPRPVPEWTAVDTTMLGFLVYSVAVITALWLRPPAMLRLNLFVLLVDLAFALTLIHLTGGAQSTLFLALLVIAGLQSYYYGIKRGVLVALGSAVAYLAVVWPSIAEVELANMAIRISVLVGTAIGVGILGDVEEAERLQVGALSAEARERERFIRSVVESLREGLIVLDHEGRIIAWNQTMEQWCGGAGAELMGRLLVDVNPNFKREGVVEPLQRLLRGEIEEFKLDAVEHETLRGERVAWNIRGSLLRQSGGPAGAVLLIDDITERVGLERAARQAEKLAALGTLAAGLAHELNNPIGIISSRIELMLLETDPRSLPAGMRDDLQVLHRHAQRVARIVQGLLSFARQSGGAQGPVDLNHVADETLLLIEKQIVKDGITLTRRLTPGLPPIHGDATALQQVLMNLVLNARDAMSDGGEIAVETDAQRPGYVRLIVRDTGPGIPPEILPKIFDPFFTTKAHGTGLGLSISYGIVRDHQGTLDVESQPGKGTTFVLAFPVSAAATA; encoded by the coding sequence GTGCCCATCGGGCTCCTGATCCAGCGGGTGGCTCAGCGCGTCGGCGGCACCCGTGTGGTGGCGCTGCCGCTCATCCGCGTGCTGGCGATCGTCTCAGGGTACGCGTGGGTTCTGCTGGCGCCGCGGCCAGTCCCGGAGTGGACCGCCGTCGACACGACGATGCTGGGGTTCCTCGTCTACAGCGTCGCCGTCATCACCGCGCTCTGGCTCCGACCGCCCGCTATGCTGCGCCTCAACCTGTTCGTGCTGCTGGTGGATCTCGCCTTCGCGCTCACGCTCATCCACCTCACGGGCGGGGCGCAGAGCACGCTCTTCCTGGCGCTGCTCGTCATCGCGGGGCTCCAGTCCTATTACTACGGCATCAAGCGCGGTGTCCTCGTCGCGCTCGGCTCGGCCGTCGCCTACCTTGCTGTCGTCTGGCCCAGCATCGCGGAGGTCGAGCTGGCCAACATGGCGATCCGGATTTCGGTCCTGGTCGGCACCGCCATCGGTGTCGGCATCCTGGGCGACGTCGAGGAGGCCGAGCGGCTCCAGGTCGGGGCGCTCTCCGCCGAGGCTCGCGAGCGCGAACGGTTCATCCGCAGCGTGGTGGAAAGCCTCCGCGAGGGGCTCATCGTGCTCGACCACGAGGGACGGATCATCGCCTGGAACCAGACGATGGAGCAGTGGTGCGGAGGGGCGGGCGCCGAGCTGATGGGCCGGCTGCTCGTCGACGTGAACCCGAACTTCAAGCGCGAGGGGGTGGTGGAACCGCTCCAGCGGCTGCTCCGCGGCGAGATTGAGGAGTTCAAGCTCGACGCCGTCGAGCACGAGACGCTCCGGGGCGAGCGGGTGGCCTGGAACATCAGGGGCAGCCTGCTCCGCCAGAGCGGCGGGCCGGCCGGCGCCGTCCTCCTCATCGATGACATCACCGAGCGGGTCGGCCTGGAGCGTGCGGCCCGCCAGGCGGAGAAGCTCGCCGCGCTCGGCACCCTGGCGGCCGGGCTCGCCCACGAGCTGAACAACCCTATCGGCATCATCTCCTCGCGGATCGAGCTGATGCTGCTGGAAACCGATCCTCGGTCGCTGCCCGCCGGCATGCGCGACGATCTGCAGGTGCTCCACCGCCATGCCCAGCGCGTCGCCCGCATCGTCCAGGGTCTCCTGTCGTTCGCCCGCCAGTCGGGCGGGGCCCAGGGCCCCGTGGATCTGAACCACGTCGCCGATGAGACGCTGCTGCTGATCGAGAAGCAGATCGTCAAAGACGGCATCACCCTGACGCGCCGCCTGACACCGGGGCTCCCCCCGATCCATGGCGACGCCACGGCCCTCCAGCAGGTGCTCATGAACCTCGTGCTCAATGCCCGCGACGCCATGAGCGACGGCGGCGAGATCGCCGTCGAAACCGACGCCCAGCGTCCGGGGTACGTCCGTCTGATCGTTCGCGACACGGGGCCCGGTATTCCCCCCGAGATCTTGCCGAAGATCTTCGATCCGTTCTTCACGACGAAGGCGCACGGCACCGGGCTCGGCCTGTCGATCTCGTACGGCATCGTGCGTGATCATCAGGGCACACTGGACGTGGAGTCCCAGCCCGGCAAGGGAACCACCTTCGTCCTGGCCTTCCCGGTGAGCGCGGCGGCAACGGCGTGA
- a CDS encoding CBS domain-containing protein — protein sequence MSREVTTIGVPDSCHEAAARMYHAKIRHLPVVDAGGRLVGIVTDRDLRHRLFAPGVFSRIGTMPVEALLKAVPVSEIMSAPVVAVSPTDDLERAARRMLEDKVGSLPVVEDGRVLGIITETDLLRRIVQADACCHEGDCIIVSYP from the coding sequence ATGAGCCGAGAGGTGACGACGATCGGAGTGCCGGACTCCTGTCACGAGGCCGCGGCGCGCATGTACCACGCGAAGATCCGCCATCTGCCGGTCGTGGATGCCGGCGGGCGGCTGGTGGGAATCGTGACCGACCGTGACCTCCGCCACCGGCTCTTCGCCCCCGGCGTCTTCTCCCGGATCGGCACCATGCCGGTCGAGGCGCTGCTCAAGGCGGTGCCGGTGAGCGAGATCATGTCGGCCCCGGTCGTGGCAGTGAGCCCGACCGACGATCTCGAGCGGGCGGCGCGACGGATGCTGGAGGACAAGGTCGGCTCGCTCCCGGTGGTGGAGGACGGGCGGGTCCTCGGAATCATCACCGAGACCGATCTGCTGCGGCGGATCGTCCAGGCCGACGCCTGCTGCCATGAAGGCGACTGCATCATCGTGTCCTACCCGTGA
- a CDS encoding biotin--[acetyl-CoA-carboxylase] ligase: MMESPTAPRPPSALEQDCLCIELIRRHLATDTVGFQIFLYQELTSTNAVLRRLAEAGVREGTVVLAETQTAGRGRLGKSWFSPPGVNLYVSVLFRPPIPRTAVPVFSFITSLALSDAIGAEGVAAAIRWPNDVLIEGKKVAGTLVSYATAGDLAEYVILGAGVNLNVDEATLAAALGPAGLAATSLRAAAGRPIDRNVFAAAFLNFLEKWWDAYRVSGPPAVLRAWREREILAGCSLGIPSGAGPSPARS; encoded by the coding sequence ATGATGGAATCGCCGACCGCCCCCCGCCCCCCCTCGGCGCTCGAGCAGGATTGCCTGTGCATCGAGCTGATCCGGCGCCACCTCGCGACCGACACGGTGGGCTTCCAGATCTTCCTGTATCAGGAGCTGACGTCCACCAACGCCGTCCTGCGGCGCCTCGCCGAAGCGGGCGTCCGCGAGGGCACGGTCGTGCTTGCCGAAACGCAGACCGCGGGACGCGGCCGGCTCGGCAAGAGCTGGTTTTCGCCCCCCGGGGTCAACCTCTACGTCTCGGTGCTCTTTCGCCCCCCGATCCCGCGCACGGCGGTGCCGGTGTTCTCCTTCATCACGTCCCTCGCGCTCAGCGATGCGATCGGGGCGGAAGGCGTGGCGGCCGCGATCAGGTGGCCCAACGACGTCCTGATCGAGGGCAAGAAGGTGGCGGGAACCCTAGTCTCCTACGCGACGGCCGGTGATCTGGCCGAGTACGTGATCCTCGGCGCCGGTGTCAACCTGAACGTGGACGAGGCGACGCTGGCGGCGGCACTGGGCCCGGCCGGCCTGGCCGCGACGTCGCTCCGCGCGGCGGCGGGCCGCCCGATCGATCGCAACGTCTTCGCGGCCGCGTTCCTGAACTTTCTTGAGAAGTGGTGGGACGCGTATCGGGTGTCCGGGCCCCCGGCCGTGCTGAGGGCCTGGCGCGAACGCGAAATCCTTGCCGGCTGCTCGCTCGGGATCCCCAGCGGTGCGGGGCCCTCACCGGCGAGATCGTGA